AAGTGTCCCGGCCAGCTGCAGCCTCGCGACTACCTTCCTCACGAGTATCTCTGCTGCGATGTCTGGATTGCTCGCGTCTACTATCGCCCTCTGCCCAGCTTTGCTCGGGTTTATCCAATGATGAGCCGTCCATACGGCGAAAGTCAAGATGCGCTGTACCAGCGCAAGGGAACGTCAAAGTCTCGGGAAGAAACGACTCGCTCCGCAAAACCGCAAAAGCCAGTCAGTCCCAGTTGCAGCGTAACAAAGAACACAAGGCAGAAATAGTCAAGGGGGATGTCCAGTGACGATGATGGACCTGCTGCACGCCTCTACCACAACTTGCTCGCTCACCACTGCCTCGAAGGTGGATGTGCTGCAGGTTGGCCGATGGCGCAGGTGCCGATCGACCTCGCTCCTCCCCGCTTGCTGTTTGCCAAGTGATTCTCTGTGAAGCCTTCCGATATGGGACTGCACAGTCAGCTCTGCTATCAGTTCGACGTCTCCGCTGCAGGTTGCAATGTATCTGGATGGAGTGGTTCACGTCGAGCAACACATGTGCTCGGTCCTTTCAGCACGACGATGTGTCAGTCTGCCCATGTTCGCCACCCATCGCGAAGTGAAATGACCGATGTTCTTTGGCACACCAGGTCCACGGTCCTCCGCCAACATCTACCCAGTGCATGTACAAGGCCGCGCTGTAAGGTCCAATCGCCGTGAGTAGCGAGCAGCTCGACACGCAGGCCATGTCATCACGTGCAAAGCAATGGCGCCCGAGTGATGTTCGGCATGCAAGCAGCCTATCGGTGCCCGCTTACGAAGACGGCACAAGTATCTGGAGTTTTAGTAGAGAATCTGGGGTAGAGCATACCTGGCTGCAAGAAGTCTTGCTGATGGTCGCGCCATACCTCACTCAGAGACGGCGTCGTGAAGGCGAGCACTTCCTCGCGACGCTTGCTGGCCAACAGATCTTTACGAAGCCGCGTGATGGAGCATCTTCTGCAGGTTGGACAGCGTTCGAGCCGCGCTGCGCCTGTCTCGTCGTATGGGCAGCTCTAGCATGTTCGCAGAATCTCCTCCGCATCCCTCGCATGAGTGCACGCATCATGGTCAAGTGATGGCTCACTTGGCAGCCTTCCCCATTGACTGGCGTATGTGACAGAATGCTGACTATATAAATATGCACAAATGTTGCTATATCGCGCGTGCGGAAGCTCGGTGCACGTGACGTGGCAAGGACCAGGAGAGGCAGAGCTGGCGAGCAGCACCCGAGAGCAAGTAGTATCGACAGATAGGAGTGCCATGAAGTATGAGTCCCATCGGTGAGGCGCGCAGGCACGGCATGGTGTGCAAACGAAGGACAATATCAGCCGAAAGACTGGTCAACAAAGCGCGAAGCAATGAGGGCAAAGGCGGTCGCGCTGCAGCCCAGGACGTGCCGAAAGACACAGGCTAGCATCTTGCCAGATGATTGTCACCGGCCGCTGGTGGTTTCGTGATGCCGCCGGCATGTTGGTCGTGGTTGTTTGATGGCGTAGGAGGAGTAATCCGGTGAGGATGAGATCGGACGTTGGTTTCGGCGACTTCTGGCGCTATGACCAATAGAAATGCGGCAGTATCACGTGAATGTCTACTTTGTACCACAAAAGCCGCAACAATCCATCATCCTCCCGGCAGCACAAGACCTTACCATTCTGCAGCTCCGACTCGCCAAGATGAAAGTTTCCTGACCATGAACTACCTCTTCTACCACATAAGTGCTGCATACTCCAACTTCTACCTGTAGACCCGACCCACGCCGATCGTCCCTCCTACCACCCCACCTCAGGACTTTTATAATTCACGCCAGTCACCACAAGACGGAAGATCTTCTTCACTTCGCATAGCCCTTGCACACCTGGCCGGCTCGACCTCGCAATACCATTGCTGTGGGCCGAGACTTTTACTCAACAACATGGAGGACTCGAGCCATAACTATGCGCCTGCTCACAGGCCAAAGCCCATACCGGCGCATCTCGTGAACGGCCACTCTCCACTCCACCCACAAGCATCCACCGAACGGGACAGCCACCGCGAGATTGCAAACATAAAATCTTCCATGGGTCCTCGCAGACAACCCATTGACATGGACGAGCTCGAGAACCCTTCTGCGTATTCCGTCTCTTCGCTGCCACGGGTCAACGGAGGCCATGAGATCAAGTCCAGTGCCTCCAAACAGTACGATGAGGTAGACGACCACGACATGGAGGACTTGGACCTGAAAGTAGCCCGAGCCGACATTGACGAGCCGATCACACCTCCTATGACCAGCCGCTCCGGCTCGCCTTTCACCACTGGCTCGACCGTAGATATGGACGGACTGTCTTGGCCGAGCGTCGGCACTCTAGGAAGATTGCAGGAGCGTGAAAGTCCAGAAGAGGCGCAAAAGAGATTAGACAAGCTGTCTGGCGCAGTGCGGACCATGCTAGAGTGCATTGGAGAAGATCCAGACAGAGAAGGCCTCCACGGGACACCAGAGCGATATGCAAAGGCGATGATGTTCTTCACAAAGGGGTACGAAGAGAATCTGAGGGACATCGTGAACGGCGCTGTGTTCAACGAGGACCATGATGAGCTCGTTATCGTCAAAGATATCGAGGTCTTCAGTCTTTGCGAGCACCATCTTGTACCGTTCACCGGCAAGGTAAGCATGATGTGAGGGGGATCAGTTGACATGACTAACCCCTGATAGATGCACATTGGGTACATCCCCAGCAGAAGAGTGATCGGCTTGTCCAAGCTTGCTCGTATTGCCGAAATGTTCAGCCGTAGGCTGCAAGTCCAGGAAAGGTTAACAAAACAGGTCGCCACTGCTATATCTGAGGTCCTGAAGCCACAAGGTGTCGCAGTCGTGATGGAAGCCACCCACATGTGCATGGTCTCACGAGGCGTGCAAAAGTCTGGAGCAGTGACCACTACAAGCTGTATGCTCGGGGCGATGCGATCACGGGCAAAGACAAGGGAGGAATTCTTGAGCTTGCTCAACCGACGATAGCGAAGTCGATCAAAAGCAATGACTGGGATATTGGATGTAAGCATGGGAGTACAGGGCGTAAAGGAAACGGTCGGCTGCAGGCAACTGCATGAGTTTGGGCGGAAACGGTCTCTTCAACAGACCTATGCTTCCAATGATACCAGCGCTCAACTCAGCGTAAGTTTGCAATAAATGTTACACAATTGATTATACAGTGACAGCTGTCACCGCCCCTTCACGTGCAACCACACGCGCCCTGCTGGTCCTACAGACCGCCACGAGCTGATTTGGGCCGCCTCGAAAAGTTTGAGACTAATCGCGGCTACCTGAACATGGTGCGTGACACATCGAGTCGATGCAAGATGCTCAGTACCACGACCCAGACGTCGACATTCACTTCCTTCGCGTACCTTCCGGCTGCGGGACGTTCCGCAAGGTCAAGTGATCAAACGCTCTGGAGCTCAAAAGCTGCGAGCACAGACAGCTCAAGCCGCCGCACGAGAACTCTTCCATCATCTCGCGCCTCATACCCACGTCAACAAACAGACGTCACCAGTTGAAGCTTGCTATTGACGCACCAAACACCACGACACAACAATAGCCACAACTCACATTTTCAGTCGAAACCCCGACAACAATCCATCACGAATGTCATCATGGGCATTGACCGACTCTACTACTGGACTGCCGCCCTCGGACTCGCCTCCTTCTGTTGCCTCAGCACCTGGGGACCATTCGATGGGAAATTTCACCGACCAAAGAACCAATATGTCAAGCAGCGCAAGAAGTCCAATGTCGCCGCCTCTGCCGCCGCAGAGAAAGCAGAAAAACTCGCCAGTGAGGTCGGACTCGATGGAGTGGCAGACCGAGCCAGCGCAAAGAAGCGCAAGTATGAGCGAGGAGCGCGAGATGAGCGGGATGATGAACCAGCCGCGCGACCTAGCACAAAGCAAGACCGACGTAGGTCTCGGGCCCAGACTCCAGGACCAGCCAGACGGCACAAGCATGGACATGGAGACGACACGACCGTCTTCCACTCCAGCACCTACGACAGCAGCGACAGCTCACGTTCATCAGAGAAGCGCGCTTCACAGCAGCGAAGCTCTCGAGTCAAGCCCACACCATACAGCGGCTACGTCCCCGAGGCAAGTGTAAGACCTGATCAGGTTGGTGGCGAGCAGAGCTAACACTTTGTAGGCCTACGTCCTTGGCACCCCAGTACCAGGCTCACCACT
Above is a window of Fulvia fulva chromosome 6, complete sequence DNA encoding:
- a CDS encoding GTP cyclohydrolase 1, which encodes MEDSSHNYAPAHRPKPIPAHLVNGHSPLHPQASTERDSHREIANIKSSMGPRRQPIDMDELENPSAYSVSSLPRVNGGHEIKSSASKQYDEVDDHDMEDLDLKVARADIDEPITPPMTSRSGSPFTTGSTVDMDGLSWPSVGTLGRLQERESPEEAQKRLDKLSGAVRTMLECIGEDPDREGLHGTPERYAKAMMFFTKGYEENLRDIVNGAVFNEDHDELVIVKDIEVFSLCEHHLVPFTGKMHIGYIPSRRVIGLSKLARIAEMFSRRLQVQERLTKQVATAISEVLKPQGVAVVMEATHMCMVSRGVQKSGAVTTTSCMLGAMRSRAKTREEFLSLLNRR